A window from Vespa velutina chromosome 13, iVesVel2.1, whole genome shotgun sequence encodes these proteins:
- the LOC124953933 gene encoding solute carrier family 2, facilitated glucose transporter member 1-like isoform X5 produces MGIKSLKGLNSRLIFAITAAVLGSSFQHGYNTGVVNAPQELIENWISEVKMNRTGVVTNQSEVTVIWSIAVSIFCVGGMIGGSLVGTIADRFGRKGGLMLNNILVLLTVLLEGFTKIARSYEMLIIGRLLIGINSGLNAGLAPMYLSEISPINLRGAVGTVYQLVITISILVAQILGLEKVMGTENQWPLLLCLTVIPALFQVITLPFCPETPKYLLINRGKDMEAQRALTWLRDTVEVHDEMEEMRAEYESMKLISRVTLKELFVNSALRIPLMIAVMVMLAQQLSGINAVMFFSTKIFRSAQLDKPAAQNATLGVGAMNVLMTLISLILVEKAGRKTLLLIGFTGMFVDTVLLTICLAFSETSRVAAYFSIIWVILFVVLFATGPGSIPWFLVSELFNQSARPAATSVAIAVNWTANFVVSIGFLPLQEALGAYVFIIFAALQGFFTFFIYKKVPETKNKTIEEITSMFRQISYQ; encoded by the exons ATGGGTATCAAAAGTTTGAAG GGTCTCAATAGCCGATTAATTTTTGCGATCACAGCTGCTGTACTGGGATCATCGTTTCAACATGGATACAATACTGGTGTGGTTAATGCTCCTCAAGAg CTTATTGAAAACTGGATTAGCGAAGTGAAAATGAATAGGACTGGAGTGGTGACGAATCAATCCGAAGTAACGGTGATTTGGTCGATAGCAGTATCGATATTTTGCGTTGGTGGTATGATAGGTGGTTCATTGGTGGGTACGATCGCTGATCGCTTTGGTAGAAAAGGAGGTTTGATGTTGAATAACATACTCGTCTTATTAACTGTACTACTCGAGGGATTCACCAAAATAGCGAGAAGTTACGAGATGTTAATAATTGGACGTTTATTGATCGGTATCAACTCAGGATTAAACGCAGGATTGGCGCCTATGTACCTATCTGAAATATCACCTATTAATTTAAGAGGTGCAGTAGGAACGGTTTATCAGCTTGTCATTACAATTTCAATCCTGGTGGCACAAATTCTTGGATTAGAAAAAGTAATGGGAACGGAAAATCAATGGCCTCTTTTGCTTTGTTTAACCGTGATACCAGCGTTGTTCCAAGTTATTACTCTACCATTTTGTCCTGAAACACCAAAATATTTGTTGATTAATAGAGGAAAAGATATGGAGGCACAGAGAg CTTTAACCTGGTTACGTGATACCGTCGAAGTTCATGACGAGATGGAAGAGATGCGGGCGGAATACGAATCGATGAAACTCATATCAAGGGTTACGCTGAAGGAGCTCTTCGTAAATTCCGCTCTTAGGATTCCGTTGATGATAGCGGTCATGGTTATGCTCGCACAACAACTTTCTGGCATCAATGCCGTTATGTTTTTCTCAACGAAGATCTTCAGATCGGCACAACTTGACAAGCCGGCTGCTCAGAATGCTACGTTAGGAGTTGGTGCGATGAATGTTCTCATGACGTTGATATCATTGATTTTGGTTGAAAAAGCGGGTAGGAAGACATTACTTCTGATTGGCTTCACCGGCATGTTCGTGGACACGGTTCTATTAACCATTTGTCTTGCATTTTCT GAGACATCACGTGTAGCTGCTTACTTCTCCATAATCTGGGTCATTCTATTTGTAGTATTGTTCGCAACAGGTCCCGGAAGCATTCCTTGGTTTTTGGTGTCTGAATTATTTAATCAGTCGGCACGACCCGCTGCTACCTCTGTAGCCATTGCTGTTAATTGGACAGCTAACTTTGTTGTCAGTATTGGATTTCTTCCTCTCCAAGAAGCACTTGGTGCTTAtgtgtttataatttttgccGCGTTACAAGGATTCTTTACCTTCTTCATTTATAAGAAAGTACCAGAaacgaagaataaaacaaTAGAGGAAATTACTAGTATGTTTAGGCAAATATCCTATCAGTAA
- the LOC124953933 gene encoding solute carrier family 2, facilitated glucose transporter member 1-like isoform X4: MTRVCFTMDVQKEKSNDDIQLEQTTTPTALTPTAKSSTTNKDLGLNSRLIFAITAAVLGSSFQHGYNTGVVNAPQELIENWISEVKMNRTGVVTNQSEVTVIWSIAVSIFCVGGMIGGSLVGTIADRFGRKGGLMLNNILVLLTVLLEGFTKIARSYEMLIIGRLLIGINSGLNAGLAPMYLSEISPINLRGAVGTVYQLVITISILVAQILGLEKVMGTENQWPLLLCLTVIPALFQVITLPFCPETPKYLLINRGKDMEAQRALTWLRDTVEVHDEMEEMRAEYESMKLISRVTLKELFVNSALRIPLMIAVMVMLAQQLSGINAVMFFSTKIFRSAQLDKPAAQNATLGVGAMNVLMTLISLILVEKAGRKTLLLIGFTGMFVDTVLLTICLAFSETSRVAAYFSIIWVILFVVLFATGPGSIPWFLVSELFNQSARPAATSVAIAVNWTANFVVSIGFLPLQEALGAYVFIIFAALQGFFTFFIYKKVPETKNKTIEEITSMFRQISYQ, translated from the exons ATGACTCGAGT CTGCTTTACAATGGACGTGCAAAAGGAAAAG TCAAATGACGATATACAGCTAGAACAAACTACGACTCCCACTGCGTTAACTCCTACGGCAAAG TCCTCTACTACGAATAAGGATTTG GGTCTCAATAGCCGATTAATTTTTGCGATCACAGCTGCTGTACTGGGATCATCGTTTCAACATGGATACAATACTGGTGTGGTTAATGCTCCTCAAGAg CTTATTGAAAACTGGATTAGCGAAGTGAAAATGAATAGGACTGGAGTGGTGACGAATCAATCCGAAGTAACGGTGATTTGGTCGATAGCAGTATCGATATTTTGCGTTGGTGGTATGATAGGTGGTTCATTGGTGGGTACGATCGCTGATCGCTTTGGTAGAAAAGGAGGTTTGATGTTGAATAACATACTCGTCTTATTAACTGTACTACTCGAGGGATTCACCAAAATAGCGAGAAGTTACGAGATGTTAATAATTGGACGTTTATTGATCGGTATCAACTCAGGATTAAACGCAGGATTGGCGCCTATGTACCTATCTGAAATATCACCTATTAATTTAAGAGGTGCAGTAGGAACGGTTTATCAGCTTGTCATTACAATTTCAATCCTGGTGGCACAAATTCTTGGATTAGAAAAAGTAATGGGAACGGAAAATCAATGGCCTCTTTTGCTTTGTTTAACCGTGATACCAGCGTTGTTCCAAGTTATTACTCTACCATTTTGTCCTGAAACACCAAAATATTTGTTGATTAATAGAGGAAAAGATATGGAGGCACAGAGAg CTTTAACCTGGTTACGTGATACCGTCGAAGTTCATGACGAGATGGAAGAGATGCGGGCGGAATACGAATCGATGAAACTCATATCAAGGGTTACGCTGAAGGAGCTCTTCGTAAATTCCGCTCTTAGGATTCCGTTGATGATAGCGGTCATGGTTATGCTCGCACAACAACTTTCTGGCATCAATGCCGTTATGTTTTTCTCAACGAAGATCTTCAGATCGGCACAACTTGACAAGCCGGCTGCTCAGAATGCTACGTTAGGAGTTGGTGCGATGAATGTTCTCATGACGTTGATATCATTGATTTTGGTTGAAAAAGCGGGTAGGAAGACATTACTTCTGATTGGCTTCACCGGCATGTTCGTGGACACGGTTCTATTAACCATTTGTCTTGCATTTTCT GAGACATCACGTGTAGCTGCTTACTTCTCCATAATCTGGGTCATTCTATTTGTAGTATTGTTCGCAACAGGTCCCGGAAGCATTCCTTGGTTTTTGGTGTCTGAATTATTTAATCAGTCGGCACGACCCGCTGCTACCTCTGTAGCCATTGCTGTTAATTGGACAGCTAACTTTGTTGTCAGTATTGGATTTCTTCCTCTCCAAGAAGCACTTGGTGCTTAtgtgtttataatttttgccGCGTTACAAGGATTCTTTACCTTCTTCATTTATAAGAAAGTACCAGAaacgaagaataaaacaaTAGAGGAAATTACTAGTATGTTTAGGCAAATATCCTATCAGTAA
- the LOC124953933 gene encoding solute carrier family 2, facilitated glucose transporter member 1-like isoform X3 yields MLQFIPEKLPYRFLLKDCFTMDVQKEKSNDDIQLEQTTTPTALTPTAKSSTTNKDLGLNSRLIFAITAAVLGSSFQHGYNTGVVNAPQELIENWISEVKMNRTGVVTNQSEVTVIWSIAVSIFCVGGMIGGSLVGTIADRFGRKGGLMLNNILVLLTVLLEGFTKIARSYEMLIIGRLLIGINSGLNAGLAPMYLSEISPINLRGAVGTVYQLVITISILVAQILGLEKVMGTENQWPLLLCLTVIPALFQVITLPFCPETPKYLLINRGKDMEAQRALTWLRDTVEVHDEMEEMRAEYESMKLISRVTLKELFVNSALRIPLMIAVMVMLAQQLSGINAVMFFSTKIFRSAQLDKPAAQNATLGVGAMNVLMTLISLILVEKAGRKTLLLIGFTGMFVDTVLLTICLAFSETSRVAAYFSIIWVILFVVLFATGPGSIPWFLVSELFNQSARPAATSVAIAVNWTANFVVSIGFLPLQEALGAYVFIIFAALQGFFTFFIYKKVPETKNKTIEEITSMFRQISYQ; encoded by the exons CTGCTTTACAATGGACGTGCAAAAGGAAAAG TCAAATGACGATATACAGCTAGAACAAACTACGACTCCCACTGCGTTAACTCCTACGGCAAAG TCCTCTACTACGAATAAGGATTTG GGTCTCAATAGCCGATTAATTTTTGCGATCACAGCTGCTGTACTGGGATCATCGTTTCAACATGGATACAATACTGGTGTGGTTAATGCTCCTCAAGAg CTTATTGAAAACTGGATTAGCGAAGTGAAAATGAATAGGACTGGAGTGGTGACGAATCAATCCGAAGTAACGGTGATTTGGTCGATAGCAGTATCGATATTTTGCGTTGGTGGTATGATAGGTGGTTCATTGGTGGGTACGATCGCTGATCGCTTTGGTAGAAAAGGAGGTTTGATGTTGAATAACATACTCGTCTTATTAACTGTACTACTCGAGGGATTCACCAAAATAGCGAGAAGTTACGAGATGTTAATAATTGGACGTTTATTGATCGGTATCAACTCAGGATTAAACGCAGGATTGGCGCCTATGTACCTATCTGAAATATCACCTATTAATTTAAGAGGTGCAGTAGGAACGGTTTATCAGCTTGTCATTACAATTTCAATCCTGGTGGCACAAATTCTTGGATTAGAAAAAGTAATGGGAACGGAAAATCAATGGCCTCTTTTGCTTTGTTTAACCGTGATACCAGCGTTGTTCCAAGTTATTACTCTACCATTTTGTCCTGAAACACCAAAATATTTGTTGATTAATAGAGGAAAAGATATGGAGGCACAGAGAg CTTTAACCTGGTTACGTGATACCGTCGAAGTTCATGACGAGATGGAAGAGATGCGGGCGGAATACGAATCGATGAAACTCATATCAAGGGTTACGCTGAAGGAGCTCTTCGTAAATTCCGCTCTTAGGATTCCGTTGATGATAGCGGTCATGGTTATGCTCGCACAACAACTTTCTGGCATCAATGCCGTTATGTTTTTCTCAACGAAGATCTTCAGATCGGCACAACTTGACAAGCCGGCTGCTCAGAATGCTACGTTAGGAGTTGGTGCGATGAATGTTCTCATGACGTTGATATCATTGATTTTGGTTGAAAAAGCGGGTAGGAAGACATTACTTCTGATTGGCTTCACCGGCATGTTCGTGGACACGGTTCTATTAACCATTTGTCTTGCATTTTCT GAGACATCACGTGTAGCTGCTTACTTCTCCATAATCTGGGTCATTCTATTTGTAGTATTGTTCGCAACAGGTCCCGGAAGCATTCCTTGGTTTTTGGTGTCTGAATTATTTAATCAGTCGGCACGACCCGCTGCTACCTCTGTAGCCATTGCTGTTAATTGGACAGCTAACTTTGTTGTCAGTATTGGATTTCTTCCTCTCCAAGAAGCACTTGGTGCTTAtgtgtttataatttttgccGCGTTACAAGGATTCTTTACCTTCTTCATTTATAAGAAAGTACCAGAaacgaagaataaaacaaTAGAGGAAATTACTAGTATGTTTAGGCAAATATCCTATCAGTAA
- the LOC124953933 gene encoding solute carrier family 2, facilitated glucose transporter member 1-like isoform X1: MARLFKATREKTHKRHILGYGTKDGVHPYEMLSDWPIRWVCAEARLSAASPYILCFAITLSVATSCFTMDVQKEKSNDDIQLEQTTTPTALTPTAKSSTTNKDLGLNSRLIFAITAAVLGSSFQHGYNTGVVNAPQELIENWISEVKMNRTGVVTNQSEVTVIWSIAVSIFCVGGMIGGSLVGTIADRFGRKGGLMLNNILVLLTVLLEGFTKIARSYEMLIIGRLLIGINSGLNAGLAPMYLSEISPINLRGAVGTVYQLVITISILVAQILGLEKVMGTENQWPLLLCLTVIPALFQVITLPFCPETPKYLLINRGKDMEAQRALTWLRDTVEVHDEMEEMRAEYESMKLISRVTLKELFVNSALRIPLMIAVMVMLAQQLSGINAVMFFSTKIFRSAQLDKPAAQNATLGVGAMNVLMTLISLILVEKAGRKTLLLIGFTGMFVDTVLLTICLAFSETSRVAAYFSIIWVILFVVLFATGPGSIPWFLVSELFNQSARPAATSVAIAVNWTANFVVSIGFLPLQEALGAYVFIIFAALQGFFTFFIYKKVPETKNKTIEEITSMFRQISYQ; this comes from the exons ACACACAAGCGACATATTCTCG gTTACGGTACGAAAGACGGAGTACATCCATACGAGATGCTCTCTGATTGGCCAATACGGTGGGTGTGCGCAGAGGCACGTCTATCTGCCGCAAGTCCGTATATTCTATGCTTTGCGATAACGTTATCTGTTGCAACGAG CTGCTTTACAATGGACGTGCAAAAGGAAAAG TCAAATGACGATATACAGCTAGAACAAACTACGACTCCCACTGCGTTAACTCCTACGGCAAAG TCCTCTACTACGAATAAGGATTTG GGTCTCAATAGCCGATTAATTTTTGCGATCACAGCTGCTGTACTGGGATCATCGTTTCAACATGGATACAATACTGGTGTGGTTAATGCTCCTCAAGAg CTTATTGAAAACTGGATTAGCGAAGTGAAAATGAATAGGACTGGAGTGGTGACGAATCAATCCGAAGTAACGGTGATTTGGTCGATAGCAGTATCGATATTTTGCGTTGGTGGTATGATAGGTGGTTCATTGGTGGGTACGATCGCTGATCGCTTTGGTAGAAAAGGAGGTTTGATGTTGAATAACATACTCGTCTTATTAACTGTACTACTCGAGGGATTCACCAAAATAGCGAGAAGTTACGAGATGTTAATAATTGGACGTTTATTGATCGGTATCAACTCAGGATTAAACGCAGGATTGGCGCCTATGTACCTATCTGAAATATCACCTATTAATTTAAGAGGTGCAGTAGGAACGGTTTATCAGCTTGTCATTACAATTTCAATCCTGGTGGCACAAATTCTTGGATTAGAAAAAGTAATGGGAACGGAAAATCAATGGCCTCTTTTGCTTTGTTTAACCGTGATACCAGCGTTGTTCCAAGTTATTACTCTACCATTTTGTCCTGAAACACCAAAATATTTGTTGATTAATAGAGGAAAAGATATGGAGGCACAGAGAg CTTTAACCTGGTTACGTGATACCGTCGAAGTTCATGACGAGATGGAAGAGATGCGGGCGGAATACGAATCGATGAAACTCATATCAAGGGTTACGCTGAAGGAGCTCTTCGTAAATTCCGCTCTTAGGATTCCGTTGATGATAGCGGTCATGGTTATGCTCGCACAACAACTTTCTGGCATCAATGCCGTTATGTTTTTCTCAACGAAGATCTTCAGATCGGCACAACTTGACAAGCCGGCTGCTCAGAATGCTACGTTAGGAGTTGGTGCGATGAATGTTCTCATGACGTTGATATCATTGATTTTGGTTGAAAAAGCGGGTAGGAAGACATTACTTCTGATTGGCTTCACCGGCATGTTCGTGGACACGGTTCTATTAACCATTTGTCTTGCATTTTCT GAGACATCACGTGTAGCTGCTTACTTCTCCATAATCTGGGTCATTCTATTTGTAGTATTGTTCGCAACAGGTCCCGGAAGCATTCCTTGGTTTTTGGTGTCTGAATTATTTAATCAGTCGGCACGACCCGCTGCTACCTCTGTAGCCATTGCTGTTAATTGGACAGCTAACTTTGTTGTCAGTATTGGATTTCTTCCTCTCCAAGAAGCACTTGGTGCTTAtgtgtttataatttttgccGCGTTACAAGGATTCTTTACCTTCTTCATTTATAAGAAAGTACCAGAaacgaagaataaaacaaTAGAGGAAATTACTAGTATGTTTAGGCAAATATCCTATCAGTAA
- the LOC124953933 gene encoding solute carrier family 2, facilitated glucose transporter member 1-like isoform X6: MRHFTKTGLNSRLIFAITAAVLGSSFQHGYNTGVVNAPQELIENWISEVKMNRTGVVTNQSEVTVIWSIAVSIFCVGGMIGGSLVGTIADRFGRKGGLMLNNILVLLTVLLEGFTKIARSYEMLIIGRLLIGINSGLNAGLAPMYLSEISPINLRGAVGTVYQLVITISILVAQILGLEKVMGTENQWPLLLCLTVIPALFQVITLPFCPETPKYLLINRGKDMEAQRALTWLRDTVEVHDEMEEMRAEYESMKLISRVTLKELFVNSALRIPLMIAVMVMLAQQLSGINAVMFFSTKIFRSAQLDKPAAQNATLGVGAMNVLMTLISLILVEKAGRKTLLLIGFTGMFVDTVLLTICLAFSETSRVAAYFSIIWVILFVVLFATGPGSIPWFLVSELFNQSARPAATSVAIAVNWTANFVVSIGFLPLQEALGAYVFIIFAALQGFFTFFIYKKVPETKNKTIEEITSMFRQISYQ; the protein is encoded by the exons atgcgaCATTTTACGAAAACG GGTCTCAATAGCCGATTAATTTTTGCGATCACAGCTGCTGTACTGGGATCATCGTTTCAACATGGATACAATACTGGTGTGGTTAATGCTCCTCAAGAg CTTATTGAAAACTGGATTAGCGAAGTGAAAATGAATAGGACTGGAGTGGTGACGAATCAATCCGAAGTAACGGTGATTTGGTCGATAGCAGTATCGATATTTTGCGTTGGTGGTATGATAGGTGGTTCATTGGTGGGTACGATCGCTGATCGCTTTGGTAGAAAAGGAGGTTTGATGTTGAATAACATACTCGTCTTATTAACTGTACTACTCGAGGGATTCACCAAAATAGCGAGAAGTTACGAGATGTTAATAATTGGACGTTTATTGATCGGTATCAACTCAGGATTAAACGCAGGATTGGCGCCTATGTACCTATCTGAAATATCACCTATTAATTTAAGAGGTGCAGTAGGAACGGTTTATCAGCTTGTCATTACAATTTCAATCCTGGTGGCACAAATTCTTGGATTAGAAAAAGTAATGGGAACGGAAAATCAATGGCCTCTTTTGCTTTGTTTAACCGTGATACCAGCGTTGTTCCAAGTTATTACTCTACCATTTTGTCCTGAAACACCAAAATATTTGTTGATTAATAGAGGAAAAGATATGGAGGCACAGAGAg CTTTAACCTGGTTACGTGATACCGTCGAAGTTCATGACGAGATGGAAGAGATGCGGGCGGAATACGAATCGATGAAACTCATATCAAGGGTTACGCTGAAGGAGCTCTTCGTAAATTCCGCTCTTAGGATTCCGTTGATGATAGCGGTCATGGTTATGCTCGCACAACAACTTTCTGGCATCAATGCCGTTATGTTTTTCTCAACGAAGATCTTCAGATCGGCACAACTTGACAAGCCGGCTGCTCAGAATGCTACGTTAGGAGTTGGTGCGATGAATGTTCTCATGACGTTGATATCATTGATTTTGGTTGAAAAAGCGGGTAGGAAGACATTACTTCTGATTGGCTTCACCGGCATGTTCGTGGACACGGTTCTATTAACCATTTGTCTTGCATTTTCT GAGACATCACGTGTAGCTGCTTACTTCTCCATAATCTGGGTCATTCTATTTGTAGTATTGTTCGCAACAGGTCCCGGAAGCATTCCTTGGTTTTTGGTGTCTGAATTATTTAATCAGTCGGCACGACCCGCTGCTACCTCTGTAGCCATTGCTGTTAATTGGACAGCTAACTTTGTTGTCAGTATTGGATTTCTTCCTCTCCAAGAAGCACTTGGTGCTTAtgtgtttataatttttgccGCGTTACAAGGATTCTTTACCTTCTTCATTTATAAGAAAGTACCAGAaacgaagaataaaacaaTAGAGGAAATTACTAGTATGTTTAGGCAAATATCCTATCAGTAA